The sequence GGTGCCGGTGGAGCATGTGGGAGATAACTGGTATGTGGCCATGCCCCTGAGCCATCCCCTCACCCGCACGATCAACCGCGCGATCAAGCGAGGGATGGATTTGATCCTCGCCTCCCTGGGGATGCTGGTGCTCGCCGTGCTCTTCCCCTTCATCGCCCTGGCCATCTACCTGGACTCCCCCGGGCCGATCTTTTACACGCAGGAGCGTGTTGGGAAAGGGGGGCGGGTGTTCCGGGTCTACAAATTCCGCTCCATGGTGCCGGATGCGGAGAAGGGGCGAGCGGTGTGGGCCCAGGAGAACGACCCGCGGGTCACCCGGGTGGGGCGCATCCTGCGCCGAACCCATCTCGATGAGTTCCCTCAGTTTTGGAACATTCTCAAAGGGGAGATGAGCGCCGTGGGCCCGCGGCCGGAGCGTCCTGAGTTCGTGGAAGAGCTGGCCCGGGAAATCCCTTTCTACCGGGTCCGCCATGCGGTGAAGCCCGGTATGGCGGGATGGGCTCTGGTGAAATATGGCTATGCTTCATCCAAAGAAGATGCCCTGATCCGATTGCAATATGATCTGTATTACATCAAACATTGGTCTCCTTGGCTGGATCTCGTGATTCTGTGCAAAACGGTGGTGGATACTCTGACGTTCCGGGGCCGGGCGTAGGCCGGAGGGAGAGGCCTGGGGCCCGGTGCGTCTCTTGGGAGAGCCTGTGAATTCCTTCAACGAAGAAACGAATATCCTTCGGGCAGCACCCGCATGCGGGTTCTGATCACCGGCGGCGCGGGGTTCATCGGATCTCACGTGGTGGAAGCCGGACGGCAAGCCGGATGGGAGATCTGGGTGGTGGATGATCTCTCCCGGGGCTCCCGGACCCATCTGCCGGCGGATATCCCGCTGTTGGTGATGGATGTTCGGGACCCCGCGCTGGAGGAGCTGACCGTTGATTTCCGTCCGGCGGTCATCCACCATCTGGCCGCTCAGGTGGATGTGGCGGCGTCGGTGGCGGATCCATGGCATGACGCTTCCGTCAACCTGCTGGGCACCCTGCGGGTGCTGCGGGCGGCCCTTCGCGGCGGCGCCCGGCAGGTGGTCCTCGCTTCTTCCGCCGCGGTGTATGGGGAGCCGGAACGGCTGCCGGTGGCGGAGGAGCACCCGCTTCGCCCTCTTTCCCCCTATGGCCTGAGCAAGGCGGCGGCGGAGGCCTATGCCCGCTGGTTTGGGGCCCATCATGGGCTGGAGGTGACGATCCTGCGCTATGGGAACGTCTATGGCCCCCGGCAGCCGGCGGTTGGAGAAGCCGGGGTGATCGCCCGCTTCCTGGCCGCTCTGGCCGACGGCGAGCGGCCGGTCATCCACGGGGACGGGCGGCAAGTCCGGGATTTCATTTACGTGGGAGACGTGGCGGCAGCGCATCTGCAAGCGACAGCCCGTGGAGCGGG comes from Thermoflexus sp. and encodes:
- a CDS encoding NAD-dependent epimerase/dehydratase family protein, translated to MRVLITGGAGFIGSHVVEAGRQAGWEIWVVDDLSRGSRTHLPADIPLLVMDVRDPALEELTVDFRPAVIHHLAAQVDVAASVADPWHDASVNLLGTLRVLRAALRGGARQVVLASSAAVYGEPERLPVAEEHPLRPLSPYGLSKAAAEAYARWFGAHHGLEVTILRYGNVYGPRQPAVGEAGVIARFLAALADGERPVIHGDGRQVRDFIYVGDVAAAHLQATARGAGGIYNIGTGRAISIRGLYRLMQRVTGVEGEPAHGPPRPGDIRRMVLDIRRAQAELGWTPQVGLPEGLAQTWKWVRAGKRGPCAPMF